Proteins encoded within one genomic window of Hevea brasiliensis isolate MT/VB/25A 57/8 chromosome 8, ASM3005281v1, whole genome shotgun sequence:
- the LOC110650469 gene encoding beta-glucosidase 24 produces the protein MASKHSLQLLGMLIVFLISLLALAKPALMADHDDEVPADFNRTYFPDDFIFGTATSAYQIEGAANRSGRGPSVWDTFTHKYPERIKDRSNGDVAVDFYHRYKEDIKNVKGMGFNAFRFSISWPRVIPSGRRSEGVNEKGIEFYNNVINETINQGLQPFVTIFHWDTPQALEDKYGGFLSRNIVEDYREYADLLFERFGDRVKFWMTFNEPWSLSGFSYDYGVFAPGRCSSWVNPQCRAGNSATEPYIVAHHLLLAHSAAVQVYRGKYKKTQNGQIGITLFTFWYEPLSNRKEDIDASKTALDFMFGLWMDPITYGQYPRTVQDLVADRLLNFTVKESQLLKGSYDFLGLQYYTSYYAKPNGSIDPDHIRYKTDNRITETPYDYNGNLIGPQAYSSWFYIFPKGIRHLLNYTKDKYNDPVIYITENGVDNFNNETESIEEALNDQFRIDYYKEHMWHALRSLKDYHVNIKGYFAWSYLDNFEWNIGYTSRFGLYYVDYKNNLTRTRKNSADFFEKFLNPLNTLENIAQITSGYSRKLGKFYIM, from the exons ATGGCTTCTAAGCACTCTCTTCAGCTGTTAGGGATGCTCATCGTCTTCCTTATAAGCTTGCTGGCTCTTGCTAAGCCAGCATTAATGGCAGATCATGATGATGAAGTCCCAGCAGATTTTAACCGTACTTATTTTCCAGATGACTTCATTTTTGGGACTGCCACTTCTGCTTACCAG ATAGAAGGTGCAGCAAACAGATCAGGCAGAGGACCAAGTGTCTGGGACACATTTACTCATAAGTATCCAG AAAGGATAAAGGATCGCAGCAATGGAGATGTTGCAGTTGATTTCTATCACCGCTACaaa GAAGATATAAAAAACGTGAAGGGTATGGGTTTCAATGCTTTCAGATTCTCTATTTCCTGGCCAAGAGTTATACCTA GTGGAAGGAGAAGTGAAGGAGTAAACGAAAAAGGGATTGAATTCTACAACAATGTCATCAATGAAACTATAAACCAAG GCCTTCAGCCTTTTGTTACTATTTTTCATTGGGATACTCCTCAAGCTTTAGAGGACAAATATGGTGGCTTTTTAAGCCGTAATATCGT GGAAGATTATCGTGAATATGCAGATCTTCTCTTTGAAAGATTTGGTGATCGAGTGAAATTTTGGATGACTTTCAATGAACCATGGTCTCTTAGTGGATTCTCCTATGATTATGGAGTTTTTGCTCCTGGTCGATGCTCATCTTGGGTGAATCCTCAATGTCGTGCTGGAAACTCAGCCACTGAACCTTATATAGTTGCCCATCATTTACTTCTTGCTCATTCTGCAGCTGTACAAGTGTATAGAGGAAAGTAcaag AAAACTCAAAATGGCCAAATTGGGATCACACTTTTTACCTTCTGGTATGAACCTCTCTCCAATAGAAAAGAAGATATCGATGCATCCAAAACAGCCCTCGATTTTATGTTTGGATT GTGGATGGATCCTATAACCTATGGTCAATATCCAAGGACTGTGCAAGATTTAGTTGCAGATAGATTGCTCAATTTCACTGTCAAAGAAAGTCAATTGCTTAAAGGATCATATGATTTTCTTGGGCTACAATACTACACTTCATATTACGCAAAGCCAAATGGTTCAATTGATCCAGATCATATTAGATACAAAACTGACAATCGCATTACTGAAACTC CTTATGATTATAATGGTAATCTCATTGGTCCCCAG GCTTATTCATCTTGGTTTTACATTTTTCCGAAAGGTATCAGACATCTTTTGAACTATACCAAAGATAAATACAATGATCCAGTAATTTATATTACTGAAAATG GAGTTGACAATTTTAATAATGAAACTGAATCTATTGAGGAAGCACTTAATGATCAATTCAGGATAGACTATTATAAAGAACACATGTGGCACGCTCTAAGATCCCTCAA GGATTACCATGTTAATATCAAAGGTTACTTTGCATGGTCATATCTGGACAACTTCGAATGGAATATTGGTTATACTTCAAGGTTTGGTTTGTACTATGTAGACTACAAGAACAACCTGACAAGAACCCGCAAAAATTCAGCTGACTTTTTCGAGAAATTCCTGAATCCACTAAATACTTTAGAAAATATTGCCCAGATTACTTCAGGGTATTCAAGGAAActtgggaaattctacataatGTAG